The following are encoded in a window of Cydia amplana chromosome 20, ilCydAmpl1.1, whole genome shotgun sequence genomic DNA:
- the LOC134657484 gene encoding uncharacterized protein LOC134657484, producing the protein MSPGRGGAGGGPSPMETDAAKTTTKRRNKDVSDTEVTSCKQKMTYIQSRRGLFKDHNPIYEDLTKREYPVLLQSASNELAHKVPMDILKVNGILKEITGVQYVKAAGNFFVKVYFGCAKDANAFLLNKPVLQANTWKATIPYDSIECQGIIRAPVDLSEETLLEDLKASCMILGVKRFTKKQDNGQYKPLPTVLVTFMTSSRPDHVIYDHIWMPVQEYIRPLLQCFRCYKFGHGSGACKSTQVCSICSAGHFYKECTTPADFKCSNCSGPHSAVSYTCPVKAEKNAQIKNKINGKFSYATAAAVAVAPNSSNNLNSKIPKTPAKTPHGRAMIADIINSDIVLNAITKTILELMKKKEVKNSSSGPMPISSQMIKEVLVTSFTT; encoded by the coding sequence ATGAGCCCAGGACGCGGGGGTGCGGGCGGCGGCCCCTCCCCCATGGAAACAGATGCCGCCAAAACTACAACAAAAAGGAGAAATAAAGATGTTTCCGATACAGAAGTCACATCATGTAAGCAAAAAATGACATACATACAAAGTCGTCGCGGTCTCTTCAAAGACCACAACCCCATATATGAAGATTTGACTAAAAGAGAGTACCCCGTACTGCTACAATCTGCTTCTAATGAACTGGCTCATAAAGTCCCCATGGACATCCTCAAAGTTAATGGAATATTAAAAGAGATTACTGGGGTGCAATATGTAAAGGCGGCGGGTAACTTTTTTGTCAAAGTTTATTTCGGATGTGCCAAAGATGCAAATGCATTTTTGCTAAACAAACCAGTACTACAAGCAAATACTTGGAAGGCAACAATCCCATATGACAGCATAGAGTGCCAAGGAATTATTCGTGCTCCCGTGGATCTAAGTGAAGAGACATTGCTCGAGGACTTGAAAGCGAGTTGTATGATTCTTGGTGTAAAGCGCTTTACGAAAAAACAGGACAATGGGCAATACAAACCACTCCCAACTGTCCTGGTTACATTTATGACCTCGTCTAGACCCGACCATGTAATCTACGATCATATCTGGATGCCTGTTCAGGAATACATCAGACCCTTGCTACAGTGCTTCAGGTGTTATAAGTTCGGACATGGCAGCGGAGCTTGTAAAAGCACTCAAGTATGTTCCATTTGTTCGGCGGGACATTTTTACAAGGAATGTACCACACCAGCAGACTTCAAGTGCTCAAACTGTAGTGGACCCCATTCGGCAGTTTCTTATACCTGTCCAGTTAAGGCAGAAAAAAATGCACAAATTAAGAACAAGATAAATGGCAAATTCTCTTATGCAACTGCAGCTGCAGTAGCTGTAGCACCTAATAGCAGTAATAATCTAAATAGTAAGATTCCAAAAACTCCTGCTAAAACACCTCACGGACGTGCTATGATTGCTGACATTATTAATTCTGATATTGTCCTTAATGCAATCACCAAAACAATTTTAGAATTAATGAAGAAAAAAGAAGTCAAAAATTCTTCCTCCGGTCCTATGCCAATATCCTCCCAAATGATTAAAGAGGTGCTTGTAACAAGTTTTACTACTTAA